A section of the Solea solea chromosome 17, fSolSol10.1, whole genome shotgun sequence genome encodes:
- the mep1a.1 gene encoding meprin A, alpha (PABA peptide hydrolase), tandem duplicate 1: MMEREILLFGLVALATSYAIPVHQSLHEVYENGEDENPILNLGSDANLFEGDILLPEGRNALVDKSYRWKFPIPYILGDDLDLNAKGCVHQAFEMYRLKSCIDFKPYEGEKTYIKFEKRGGCFSSVGDQQNGQILSLGSGCDHKAVIEHELLHAVGFYHEQSRTDRDDYVDIWLDQVTPGLQHNFNKYNDDFITDQNTAYDYESIMHYRPFSFNKNESIPTITTKIPEFYNIIGQYLDFSKMDTLRLNRMYNCSGPLTLLDQCAFEYASICGMIQASHDDADWSHVKSTVGDEDHTLLGKCRDSGYFMYFNTKVGRPQESALLESRILYPKRKLQCLQFFYKMTGNPKDKLVIWVKTDDGTGTVRKMKKIHTFHADSDHTWKIAHVPMEIGVKFRYAFQAMRADPSASTGGIYLDDISLTETRCPNAVWRIQNFSSFMANNTELHSPRFYSPEGYGYGISVIPQSSYSDYTGNYAGLYFHLASGENDVVMQWPAVNRQATLVVMDQDPDIKLRMSTARSLTTDMRKTQDGHLMWDNPSKVGKFDPSCECYRGPSWGWRNFVKHFDLRRRNYLKNDDLIIFIDFEDISSLIKTEVPIKPKE, encoded by the exons ATGATGGAGCGAGAGATTTTGCTGTTTGGACTTGTGGCTCTGGCCACATCATATGCT ATACCAGTTCACCAAAGCTTACACG AGGTATATGAGAACGGCGAGGATGAGAACCCCATCTTAAATCTGG GTTCAGATGCCAACCTGTTTGAAGGGGACATTTTACTTCCA gaaggaaggaatgcCCTGGTTGACAAAAGCTACAGATGGAAATTTCCAATCCCTTACATTCTGGGTGATGATTTGG ATCTGAATGCCAAGGGCTGCGTCCACCAGGCTTTTGAAATGTATCGCCTCAAGTCTTGCATCGACTTCAAGCCTTACGAGGGAGAGAAGACCTATATCAAGTTTGAGAAGAGAGGGGG GTGTTTCTCCAGCGTTGGTGACCAACAGAATGGTCAGATTCTGTCACTGGGGTCAGGCTGTGACCACAAGGCAGTGATAGAGCACGAGCTCCTGCACGCTGTGGGATTTTACCATGAGCAGTCTCGCACAGACAGGGACGACTATGTTGACATCTGGCTCGATCAGGTGACTCCGG GGCTTCAACACAACTTCAACAAATACAACGACGACTTTATCACCGATCAAAACACGGCATACGACTATGAGTCCATCATGCATTACAGGCCCTTCTCCTTTAATAAGAACGAATCCAttcccaccatcaccaccaaaatcCCAGAGTTCTACAACATCATTGGCCAGTACCTGGACTTCAGCAAGATGGACACCCTGAGGCTCAACCGCATGTACAACTGCT CCGGACCCCTCACGCTGCTGGACCAGTGTGCCTTTGAGTACGCCAGCATTTGTGGGATGATCCAGGCTTCCCATGATGATGCAGACTGGTCTCATGTGAAGAGCACAGTTGGTGACGAGGATCACACACTCCTGGGGAAATGCAGAG ACAGTGGCTACTTTATGTACTTCAATACAAAGGTGGGGAGGCCACAGGAGTCTGCTCTGCTGGAATCCCGCATCCTCTACCCCAAGAGAAAGCTCCAGTGTCTGCAGTTCTTCTACAAGATGACTGGAAACCCCAAGGACAAGCTGGTGATCTGGGTCAAGACGGATGACGGCACAGGCACAGTCcgtaaaatgaagaaaatacacacCTTCCATG CGGATTCTGACCACACATGGAAGATCGCCCACGTCCCAATGGAGATAGGTGTCAAATTCCGCTATGCTTTCCAGGCCATGCGCGCTGACCCCTCTGCGTCCACCGGTGGCATCTACCTCGACGACATCAGCCTGACGGAAACGCGCTGCCCCAACGCTGTGTGGAGAATCCAGAACTTCTCCAGTTTCATGGCTAATAACACAGAGCTTCACAGTCCTCGCTTCTACAGCCCTGAAGGCTACGGTTACGGTATCAGCGTCATTCCTCAGTCGTCCTACTCTGATTACACGGGGAACTACGCTGGGCTGTACTTCCACCTGGCCAGCGGCGAGAATGACGTGGTGATGCAGTGGCCAGCTGTTAACAGACAGGCCACGTTGGTGGTGATGGACCAAGACCCTGACATTAAGCTGAGGATGTCCACCGCTCGCAGCCTCACAACCGACATGAGAAAGA CACAGGATGGACATTTAATGTGGGACAATCCCTCTAAGGTGGGGAAGTTTGACCCATCCTGTGAATGCTACAGAGGTCCATCATGGGGCTGGAGGAACTTTGTCAAGCACTTTGACCTCCGGCGACGTAATTACCTCAAGAATGATGacctcatcatcttcatcgACTTTGAGG ACATATCGTCACTGATTAAAACAGAAGTGCCCATTAAACCAAAGGAGTGA